Proteins from one bacterium genomic window:
- a CDS encoding MerR family transcriptional regulator, which translates to MSYSMAEAAKKLGVSVSLIRRYEREFDLQFARTEQGRCLLTDQDLANLKIIRAYRQQNLPLEAIKAILSRTAVVEAATESTGPDIREVIKALVARQDELEAVVKAQGLALEQLTQENHRLLGANQDLVLRLEAPGDHRLVQRLETLEERARAAEESLDAETKDEMIRKLQRRLLDLEAAVATEISTHDDDGEGILEELAKAIQAQGAAPRKKWWQFWG; encoded by the coding sequence ATGAGTTATTCGATGGCTGAGGCCGCCAAGAAGCTTGGGGTCTCCGTCTCGCTGATTCGCCGCTACGAGCGAGAGTTCGACCTCCAGTTCGCGCGCACCGAGCAGGGGCGTTGCCTGCTCACCGACCAGGACCTCGCGAACCTCAAGATCATCCGGGCCTACCGCCAGCAGAATCTGCCCCTGGAAGCGATCAAGGCTATCCTCAGCCGGACGGCCGTGGTGGAGGCTGCGACCGAGAGCACGGGCCCCGACATCCGCGAGGTGATCAAGGCCCTGGTCGCCCGCCAAGACGAGCTGGAGGCCGTGGTCAAGGCGCAGGGCCTCGCCCTGGAGCAACTGACCCAGGAGAACCACCGCCTCCTCGGTGCGAACCAGGACCTGGTCTTGCGCCTGGAGGCCCCCGGCGATCATCGTCTCGTTCAGCGCCTCGAAACGCTGGAGGAGCGCGCCCGCGCCGCCGAAGAGAGCCTCGACGCCGAGACCAAGGACGAGATGATCCGCAAGCTGCAGCGCCGCCTCTTGGACCTCGAGGCCGCGGTCGCCACCGAGATCAGCACGCACGATGATGACGGCGAGGGGATCCTAGAGGAGCTCGCGAAGGCCATCCAGGCTCAGGGAGCCGCTCCGCGCAAGAAGTGGTGGCAATTTTGGGGGTAG
- a CDS encoding DNA methylase encodes MPARKAVEGQAKTNAYSDIDLNNWKDYPEVETGSLWLFSKRDKGETHVGDYHGNFIPQLPQQLLKRYTKQGEVVLDLFNGMGTTLIECRRMGRHGIGVELLGHVAEAAEARIQGAQNPDGVETQVLVGDSAAASTVDRVREALTRFDKKHADLAILHPPYGDIISFSNGERPEDLSNVETDDEFIARFEPVIANAFELLAPGRFMALVIGDKYAGGQWVPLGFMCMQAAMKVGFTLKSIVVKDINGNEKGKGKNGNLWRYRALAQGYYVFKHEYVFIFQKPKRRGK; translated from the coding sequence ATGCCAGCGCGCAAGGCCGTTGAAGGCCAGGCGAAGACCAACGCCTACTCCGACATCGATCTCAACAACTGGAAGGACTACCCCGAGGTCGAGACGGGGAGCCTGTGGCTCTTCTCCAAGCGCGACAAGGGCGAGACCCACGTCGGGGACTACCACGGCAACTTCATTCCCCAGCTCCCCCAGCAGCTGCTCAAGCGCTACACCAAGCAGGGGGAGGTCGTCCTGGACCTCTTCAACGGCATGGGCACCACCTTGATCGAGTGCCGCCGCATGGGGCGCCACGGCATCGGGGTCGAGCTCTTGGGCCACGTGGCCGAGGCGGCCGAGGCGCGGATCCAGGGGGCGCAGAATCCTGACGGCGTCGAGACGCAGGTTCTGGTCGGTGACTCGGCAGCAGCCAGCACGGTCGATAGGGTCCGCGAGGCGCTTACCCGCTTCGACAAGAAGCACGCGGACCTTGCGATCCTGCACCCGCCCTACGGGGACATCATCTCCTTCTCGAACGGCGAGCGCCCTGAGGACCTCTCCAACGTCGAGACCGACGACGAGTTCATCGCGCGCTTCGAGCCGGTGATCGCGAACGCCTTCGAGCTGCTTGCGCCAGGGCGCTTCATGGCGCTCGTGATCGGCGACAAGTACGCGGGCGGTCAGTGGGTGCCCCTCGGCTTCATGTGCATGCAGGCGGCGATGAAGGTGGGCTTCACCCTCAAGAGCATCGTCGTCAAGGACATCAACGGCAACGAGAAGGGCAAGGGCAAGAACGGAAACCTCTGGCGTTACCGCGCGCTCGCCCAGGGCTACTACGTTTTCAAGCACGAGTACGTCTTCATCTTTCAGAAGCCAAAGCGACGCGGCAAGTAG
- a CDS encoding GAF domain-containing protein, giving the protein MNPHDANTPPRILYTSRLNPNGAILQAQAQDGFTWRTVDTLADLRYEGGESAKLLVVDRHLMATGDPLTLREIAALWGSSGVLVCSYPEGEDAPADVPEDLLWGYLREPYHARGFSKLVDNAFQFILNRLETERSRQELREYAVKLQELNAIGIALSSERDPDKLLDLILKKSRDIVYADAGSLYLVERKDANGPKLRFKLSQNDTFPFAYQEFTMPISRQSLAGYVALTGHALNLEDVYHLPEGAEYAFDRTFDRRTGYRTKSMLVIPMRNRSNETIGILQLINRKRRRDTLLDEPHLMEREVIPFDPLHEELVLSLASQAAVAIENNSLYQDIEGLFEGFVNASVTAIESRDPTTSGHSARVANLTVALAELVDGLDHGPFRDVHFSRDQIREVRYASLLHDFGKVGVREEVLVKAKKLYPLKLELIQSRFHFVRQALETRDSRSRLDYVLAKGREAYLSELPRFDATLAHELAALDEYLRIILEANEPTVLEEGSFLRLMEIAQHTYRDLYGSEQPLLLPDEVRQLSIRRGSLDESERREIERHVSHTYRFLSQIPWTSDLARVPDIAYAHHEKLNGKGYPQALADEGIPVQSKMMAIADIFDALTASDRPYKKAVPLERALDILHFEAKDHHIDAQLLDLFIDYRIFEQGRIIHPA; this is encoded by the coding sequence GTGAACCCCCACGACGCCAACACGCCGCCACGCATCCTCTACACCTCGCGCCTCAACCCCAACGGCGCGATCCTCCAGGCACAGGCGCAAGACGGCTTCACCTGGCGCACGGTCGATACGCTCGCCGACTTGCGCTACGAGGGGGGCGAGAGCGCCAAGCTCCTGGTGGTGGACCGTCACCTGATGGCGACGGGCGACCCGCTCACCCTGCGCGAGATCGCAGCCCTCTGGGGCTCGTCCGGCGTGCTGGTCTGCTCGTACCCGGAAGGGGAGGACGCGCCTGCCGACGTGCCCGAGGACCTGCTCTGGGGCTACTTGCGCGAGCCTTACCACGCGCGGGGCTTTTCGAAGCTGGTCGATAACGCCTTCCAGTTCATCCTCAACCGCCTGGAGACGGAACGATCGCGCCAGGAGCTGCGCGAGTACGCCGTCAAGCTCCAGGAGCTGAACGCCATCGGGATCGCCCTCTCGTCCGAGCGCGACCCGGACAAGCTCCTGGATCTGATCCTCAAGAAGAGCCGCGACATCGTCTACGCGGATGCGGGCAGCCTGTATCTGGTGGAGCGCAAGGACGCGAACGGCCCCAAGCTGCGCTTCAAGCTCTCCCAGAACGACACCTTCCCGTTCGCCTACCAAGAGTTCACCATGCCGATCTCGCGCCAGAGCCTCGCGGGCTATGTGGCGCTGACCGGGCATGCCTTGAACCTGGAGGACGTGTACCACCTGCCGGAAGGGGCCGAGTACGCCTTCGATCGCACCTTCGATCGCAGGACGGGCTACCGCACCAAGTCCATGCTGGTGATCCCGATGCGCAACCGCAGCAACGAGACTATCGGCATCCTCCAGCTGATCAATCGCAAGCGCCGCCGCGACACCCTGCTCGACGAGCCCCACCTGATGGAGCGAGAGGTCATCCCCTTCGACCCGCTGCACGAGGAGCTGGTGCTGAGCCTCGCGAGCCAGGCTGCGGTCGCCATCGAGAACAACTCCCTGTACCAGGATATCGAGGGGCTGTTCGAGGGCTTCGTCAACGCTTCGGTCACCGCCATCGAGAGCCGCGACCCGACCACCTCGGGTCACTCGGCCCGGGTGGCCAACCTGACGGTCGCCCTGGCGGAGCTGGTGGATGGCCTGGACCACGGCCCCTTCCGGGACGTGCACTTCAGCCGCGACCAGATCCGGGAGGTGCGCTACGCCTCCTTGCTCCACGACTTCGGCAAGGTAGGGGTCCGCGAGGAGGTCCTGGTCAAGGCCAAGAAGCTCTATCCCCTCAAGCTGGAGCTGATCCAGAGCCGGTTCCACTTCGTGCGGCAGGCGCTCGAGACCCGTGATAGCCGCAGCCGGCTCGACTACGTGCTCGCCAAGGGCCGCGAGGCTTACCTTTCTGAGCTGCCGCGCTTCGACGCGACGCTCGCCCACGAGCTCGCGGCTTTGGACGAGTACCTCCGCATCATCCTGGAGGCCAACGAGCCCACGGTGCTGGAAGAAGGCAGCTTCCTTCGCCTGATGGAGATCGCTCAGCACACCTACCGGGACCTTTACGGATCCGAGCAGCCTCTCTTGCTGCCGGACGAAGTGCGCCAGCTATCGATCCGGCGCGGCAGCCTGGACGAGAGCGAGCGTCGTGAGATCGAGCGCCACGTTTCCCATACCTATCGCTTCTTGAGCCAGATCCCCTGGACCAGCGATCTGGCGCGCGTCCCCGATATCGCCTACGCGCACCACGAGAAGCTCAACGGCAAGGGCTATCCCCAGGCGCTCGCCGACGAGGGCATCCCGGTCCAGTCGAAGATGATGGCGATCGCCGACATCTTCGACGCGCTGACCGCGAGCGATCGCCCCTACAAGAAGGCCGTGCCGCTCGAAAGAGCGCTCGACATCCTGCACTTCGAGGCCAAGGACCACCACATCGACGCCCAGCTCCTCGATCTGTTCATCGACTATCGGATCTTCGAGCAGGGGCGTATCATCCACCCGGCATAA
- a CDS encoding TonB family protein — protein MAPTTTQPPRKRKPRALAPTVPALALAGATPTPRTWLASLGAHALILLLLAWAVGAERPIEPPSQPIELVDVVTDGPVGDTKGPASDRPTAKDVAQRVLPDAPVERHADRKVPVEAPRKAPTSQAPAPKAPVPKQVQPRPDYDALLAQREAKDRAREASRLGSLASAAENSLASDGGEDSTAESPHRGGSVDSGTGLTGDLGQRRIIEQHPPSYPASAQRLGVEGDVRLRVWVSAEGRVSRVEVVRLSGTPEMDRRAVDALKRWRFAPLPDGAAPVTQWGEITLRFRLD, from the coding sequence GTGGCCCCCACCACGACCCAGCCGCCCCGCAAGCGAAAGCCCCGCGCGCTCGCACCGACCGTGCCGGCGCTCGCGCTCGCTGGGGCCACGCCCACTCCGCGCACGTGGCTCGCCTCTCTTGGGGCCCACGCGCTCATCTTGCTCTTGCTCGCGTGGGCGGTCGGTGCCGAGCGCCCCATCGAGCCCCCGTCGCAGCCCATCGAGCTGGTTGACGTGGTCACCGACGGCCCGGTGGGTGACACCAAGGGCCCCGCGAGCGATCGCCCCACGGCCAAGGACGTGGCCCAGCGGGTGCTGCCGGACGCCCCCGTCGAGCGCCATGCGGACCGCAAGGTGCCGGTCGAGGCTCCGCGCAAGGCGCCGACCTCGCAGGCCCCGGCCCCCAAGGCGCCCGTTCCCAAGCAGGTCCAGCCCAGGCCCGACTACGACGCCCTGCTCGCCCAGCGCGAGGCCAAGGACCGCGCGCGCGAGGCTTCGCGCCTGGGCTCGCTCGCCTCGGCAGCCGAGAACTCCTTGGCGTCGGACGGCGGGGAGGATTCCACCGCCGAGAGCCCGCACCGCGGCGGCAGCGTCGACTCGGGTACGGGCCTGACCGGGGATCTCGGTCAGCGCCGCATCATCGAGCAGCATCCGCCCTCTTATCCCGCTTCGGCCCAGCGCCTAGGGGTCGAGGGCGACGTGCGCCTCAGGGTCTGGGTCAGCGCCGAAGGCCGCGTGAGCCGCGTCGAGGTCGTGCGCCTGTCGGGCACCCCCGAGATGGACCGCCGCGCCGTGGATGCGCTCAAGCGCTGGCGCTTCGCTCCCTTACCCGATGGTGCCGCCCCCGTGACCCAGTGGGGCGAGATCACCCTGCGCTTCCGCCTGGATTGA
- a CDS encoding cyclic nucleotide-binding domain-containing protein, whose protein sequence is MSDLLPFEAGSEARPAPESHPPAPEAHDVSSALHAMKQRLASTRQAQAAAPESPYVKVQEVEQAEAIADARPKTAKPPEVWEYRTGQSVFREGELTYELFMLMEGAVDIMVGNDKVASLDASFAAGAYLGEIGSLLRTPRTATVKATAPCKFLVFPDARRLFEEDPEFGIKLSVTLAQRLSQSNERMDLVMRALYRAKVKDEVIDAVKGAFQGKESTYVGKKGWFS, encoded by the coding sequence GTGAGTGACCTGCTGCCCTTCGAGGCCGGATCCGAGGCTCGACCCGCCCCCGAGTCTCATCCGCCCGCTCCCGAGGCCCACGATGTCTCCTCGGCCCTTCACGCCATGAAGCAGCGCCTGGCCTCCACCCGCCAGGCCCAGGCGGCCGCTCCCGAGAGCCCCTACGTGAAGGTCCAGGAGGTCGAGCAGGCCGAGGCGATCGCCGACGCCCGCCCCAAAACGGCCAAGCCGCCCGAGGTCTGGGAGTATCGGACGGGGCAATCGGTCTTCCGCGAGGGTGAGCTGACCTACGAACTCTTCATGCTGATGGAGGGGGCCGTCGACATCATGGTGGGCAACGACAAGGTCGCAAGCCTTGATGCTTCCTTCGCCGCGGGGGCCTACCTGGGCGAGATCGGGTCGTTGCTTCGGACTCCGCGCACAGCGACCGTCAAGGCGACCGCGCCCTGCAAGTTCCTCGTCTTCCCCGACGCGCGCCGCCTCTTCGAAGAGGATCCCGAGTTCGGTATCAAGCTCTCGGTCACCCTCGCTCAGCGCCTTTCTCAGTCCAACGAGCGGATGGATCTGGTCATGCGGGCCCTCTACCGGGCCAAGGTCAAGGACGAGGTCATCGACGCGGTCAAGGGCGCCTTCCAGGGTAAAGAGTCGACGTACGTCGGCAAGAAGGGCTGGTTCTCCTAA
- a CDS encoding lipoate--protein ligase family protein encodes MRHWRLLLDEAASGARNMAVDEAILEAYRAGEAPPTLRLYDWATPTLSLGYAQKASDVAFDACAARGVEVVRRPTGGRAVLHGVGDLTYAVVASGAEGFPESVADSYCLIAKALIASLQTLGLDAELTPGVRSNGNTSACFATSTKADLTASGLKVVGSAQVRRQGSFLQHGTLMLTQEADAIAPLLVSGTPPKGMASLSALSDAAIDAKAVRQALVEGFARAFGIELQAGPLTPYEEALAQKLEAAPIRGV; translated from the coding sequence ATGCGACACTGGCGGCTCTTGCTCGACGAAGCGGCCTCGGGCGCGCGGAACATGGCCGTGGACGAGGCGATCCTCGAGGCCTACCGCGCTGGCGAGGCTCCCCCCACCCTGCGCCTCTACGACTGGGCCACTCCGACCCTGTCGCTGGGCTACGCCCAGAAAGCGAGCGACGTGGCATTCGACGCCTGCGCCGCGCGCGGGGTCGAAGTGGTCCGGCGCCCCACCGGCGGCCGGGCGGTGCTGCACGGGGTGGGCGATCTCACCTACGCGGTGGTGGCCTCGGGAGCCGAGGGCTTCCCTGAGAGCGTGGCCGACTCGTACTGCTTGATCGCCAAGGCCCTCATCGCGTCGCTTCAGACCCTGGGGCTCGACGCCGAGCTGACGCCCGGCGTTCGCAGCAACGGGAACACGAGCGCCTGTTTCGCCACCTCCACCAAGGCAGACCTCACGGCGAGCGGCCTCAAGGTGGTCGGCAGCGCCCAGGTGCGCCGGCAGGGGAGCTTCCTCCAGCACGGGACCCTCATGCTGACCCAGGAGGCTGATGCGATCGCGCCCCTCTTGGTCTCGGGCACGCCGCCCAAGGGGATGGCGAGTCTTTCGGCCCTGAGTGACGCGGCCATCGACGCGAAGGCCGTGCGCCAGGCGCTGGTCGAAGGGTTTGCCCGCGCCTTCGGGATCGAATTGCAAGCCGGCCCCCTCACGCCCTACGAAGAGGCCCTCGCGCAAAAGCTCGAAGCCGCTCCAATCCGAGGGGTCTAG
- a CDS encoding S8 family serine peptidase translates to MQDTKRASLLLGAVMAVSIAAGCQVSPGTVGSASQAGAAPGGNLYRIAANGAQRYVVTFKHEEIPTGFEAAVAAAGGTLLHALDDMGVALVVSSEPGFAAKLEKAHGVESVEQSTRQGLVQKAYAAGFDPGVEAPDPSGASGEPLSGYQWGLSSIHAPEVWDKGYTGHGVRVAVLDTGVDEQNPDLAPNLDIQRSVSFVPEEPTFSDFNGHGSHVAGIIAAANNGYGVTGVAPKASIIAVKVMGADGWGDDFGILQGIKYAADQGAQVINMSLTSLSDERPTIKAYRHAARYAKKKGALIVAAVGNSGMSGKDIDPALLPAELDGVIGVSAVGPQNQQNFDAFAFYSNYGKKLVDIAAPGGGVGFDPATFTPVVHTKRDLVLSTWSTQAISYSEGGFDFQAAPHMFMAGTSMATPHVTGAVALMLQAKPRLSPAEARRAILKAADDLGPRGRDAYYGEGRLNALAAIR, encoded by the coding sequence ATGCAGGATACCAAGAGGGCTTCGCTTTTGCTCGGGGCGGTGATGGCCGTCTCGATCGCCGCTGGTTGCCAGGTTTCGCCCGGCACCGTCGGCTCGGCCTCGCAGGCGGGAGCGGCTCCTGGTGGCAACCTTTACCGCATCGCAGCCAACGGCGCGCAGCGCTACGTCGTGACCTTCAAGCACGAGGAGATCCCCACGGGCTTCGAGGCCGCCGTCGCCGCTGCAGGCGGCACCTTGCTCCATGCCCTCGACGACATGGGCGTTGCGCTGGTCGTCTCGAGCGAGCCCGGCTTCGCGGCCAAGCTCGAAAAGGCCCACGGCGTCGAGAGCGTCGAACAGAGCACCCGCCAGGGCCTGGTCCAGAAAGCCTATGCCGCGGGCTTCGATCCGGGCGTCGAGGCGCCGGACCCCTCGGGCGCTTCGGGCGAGCCGCTCTCCGGCTACCAGTGGGGCCTTTCGAGCATCCACGCTCCCGAAGTCTGGGACAAGGGCTACACGGGTCACGGCGTGCGCGTCGCGGTCCTGGACACCGGCGTGGACGAGCAGAACCCGGATCTGGCTCCCAACCTCGATATCCAGCGCAGCGTCTCGTTCGTGCCCGAAGAGCCGACCTTCTCGGACTTCAACGGTCACGGCAGCCACGTGGCGGGCATCATCGCCGCGGCCAACAACGGCTACGGCGTGACCGGGGTGGCCCCCAAGGCCTCGATCATCGCCGTCAAGGTGATGGGCGCCGACGGCTGGGGTGACGATTTCGGGATCCTGCAGGGCATCAAGTACGCGGCGGACCAGGGCGCGCAGGTGATCAACATGAGCCTCACCTCGCTCTCGGATGAGCGCCCGACCATCAAGGCCTACCGCCACGCCGCCCGCTACGCCAAGAAGAAGGGCGCCCTCATCGTCGCCGCCGTCGGCAACAGCGGCATGAGCGGCAAGGACATCGACCCGGCCCTCTTGCCCGCAGAGCTCGACGGGGTGATCGGCGTCTCGGCGGTCGGTCCCCAGAACCAGCAGAATTTCGACGCCTTCGCCTTCTATAGCAACTACGGCAAGAAGCTGGTGGACATCGCCGCCCCGGGCGGCGGCGTCGGCTTCGATCCGGCCACCTTCACCCCGGTGGTCCACACCAAGCGCGACCTGGTCCTGAGCACCTGGAGCACCCAGGCGATCAGCTACTCCGAGGGCGGCTTCGACTTCCAGGCGGCGCCGCACATGTTCATGGCCGGCACCAGCATGGCCACCCCCCACGTCACCGGCGCGGTCGCCCTGATGCTCCAGGCCAAGCCGCGCCTCTCGCCCGCCGAGGCCCGCCGCGCCATCCTCAAGGCGGCGGATGACCTGGGTCCGCGCGGCCGTGATGCCTACTACGGCGAGGGCCGCCTCAACGCCCTCGCGGCGATCCGCTAG
- a CDS encoding tetratricopeptide repeat protein, whose amino-acid sequence MANRSKFRLQLALALAIGLTAPMAAPALASGAADYDWARLDALIRHQAFQVARQTLQGDLEALKGEDRERGRFLLGMTERHLGNGVASRALLEAVPTQSLWYLRAQKELVLLDRAEGRHEAADVTLERLLPQLTGLERDDAGLELADDRFSRGVYEQALVAYQRVTDESKDPARREHAAYAIGWCYERLSNPARAIWSWKEAVRLFPESLQAKPARLMLANQYLKLGKPLLASDELRALAESTQDLELAARAQFVAGEGYAAVGNWKLAGAAYAMVKPGTRWSEPAEYGEAYARWQSGDTKGAKPALERWLTKYPKSATRPAVLYALGRVQLELSNPAQARAAFEKAVAEPGSGVYEELSLFGLAELDYNDGRFAACVERAKRLLAAYPASVQRGPARWLLAESLLALKRIDEAIAIYTDLAKREGDLSFLEGKGDAVTFRLGLAHFRTGEYAAATSYLKDVTDGRYGQEALYWLAEATYRTGDYAGALGHYARFLKAYPGSDKAPEAAYGQAYSAYQLKRYGEALKLFKQASDTLRSASLRQDAMIRLGGLQLNAHDWAAAEATYGALYGSQLAADSMPDVLFGLAWATYRKGNAAEALKLADTFIERFGENAKLNRVRSIAGQAAFRLAKYPVAVARFEAVLKDPQATAEERSDAQARIGAAYFNAQQFDQAADVYQAIYADLERPKAEREQIAQPLVQARIAKGDWDEARRIALEASGSLWAGDALSRIAQGYLDKGRADDAVRALDAIESPTTDQRYLLAKAYFAASNHEAGLATLDALARLPGPQQIAWTVELADRYLAANEPARAQETYDLLAKLQPGHPAVLKGAVAVATAYAKIGRDQLALDAYRELAKRFASRADVASVAYLRIGQLELKRGNHTEAALAYRQAEKAGPAGSLGAVQARYWLGYALVAGKRYEDAAIELEKLKVPATVGREWQALAWLKQGEAYEHLRRWKDAEKVYRQVANGATLPAAERKEASERLKWIDQNVNRR is encoded by the coding sequence TTGGCTAATCGCTCGAAATTCCGCCTCCAGCTGGCGCTTGCGCTCGCCATCGGTCTGACGGCCCCCATGGCCGCGCCCGCGCTCGCTTCGGGCGCGGCCGACTACGACTGGGCGCGGCTCGACGCCTTGATCCGTCACCAGGCCTTTCAGGTCGCCCGCCAGACGCTGCAGGGCGACCTTGAAGCGTTAAAGGGAGAGGACCGCGAGCGCGGCCGCTTCCTGCTCGGCATGACCGAGCGTCACTTGGGGAACGGAGTCGCCAGCCGCGCGCTGCTCGAGGCCGTTCCGACCCAGAGCCTCTGGTACCTGCGCGCCCAGAAGGAATTGGTGCTGCTCGATCGCGCCGAGGGTCGCCACGAGGCGGCGGATGTGACGCTCGAGCGCCTCTTGCCCCAATTGACCGGCCTGGAGCGTGACGATGCGGGCCTAGAGCTTGCCGACGATCGCTTCTCGCGCGGGGTCTACGAGCAGGCCCTGGTGGCCTACCAGCGGGTGACCGACGAGAGCAAGGATCCTGCGCGCCGCGAGCATGCGGCTTACGCCATCGGCTGGTGCTACGAGCGCCTGTCGAACCCCGCGCGCGCCATCTGGTCCTGGAAGGAGGCCGTGCGCCTCTTCCCCGAGAGCCTGCAGGCCAAGCCCGCACGCCTGATGCTCGCCAATCAGTACCTGAAGCTGGGCAAGCCCTTGCTTGCGAGCGACGAGCTGCGGGCCCTGGCCGAGAGCACCCAGGACCTGGAGCTTGCGGCGCGCGCCCAGTTCGTCGCGGGCGAGGGCTACGCGGCGGTGGGCAACTGGAAGCTCGCCGGCGCCGCCTACGCCATGGTCAAGCCCGGCACCCGCTGGAGCGAGCCTGCCGAGTACGGCGAGGCTTACGCCCGCTGGCAATCGGGTGATACCAAGGGTGCCAAGCCCGCGCTGGAGCGGTGGCTGACGAAGTACCCCAAGAGCGCGACGCGCCCGGCCGTCCTCTACGCCCTGGGCCGGGTCCAGCTGGAGCTTTCCAACCCCGCGCAGGCCCGCGCCGCTTTCGAGAAGGCGGTCGCCGAGCCCGGCTCGGGCGTCTACGAGGAGCTGAGCCTCTTCGGGCTCGCCGAGCTGGACTACAACGACGGGCGCTTTGCGGCGTGCGTCGAGCGCGCCAAGCGGCTGCTTGCAGCCTATCCCGCCTCGGTCCAGCGCGGGCCGGCCCGCTGGCTCTTGGCCGAGAGCCTACTTGCCCTCAAGCGCATCGACGAGGCGATCGCGATCTACACCGACCTCGCCAAGCGCGAGGGCGATCTCTCCTTCTTAGAAGGCAAGGGTGATGCGGTCACCTTCCGCCTCGGCCTGGCGCACTTCCGCACCGGCGAGTACGCGGCGGCGACCTCCTACCTCAAGGACGTCACCGACGGTCGCTACGGCCAAGAGGCCCTCTACTGGCTCGCCGAAGCCACCTACCGCACCGGCGATTACGCCGGCGCTCTTGGCCACTACGCCCGCTTCCTCAAGGCCTACCCCGGCTCGGACAAGGCCCCCGAGGCGGCCTACGGCCAGGCCTACAGCGCCTATCAGCTCAAGCGCTACGGCGAGGCCCTCAAGCTCTTCAAGCAGGCGAGCGATACCCTTCGCTCCGCCTCCCTGCGCCAGGACGCCATGATCCGCCTGGGCGGCCTCCAACTCAACGCCCACGACTGGGCGGCGGCCGAGGCGACCTACGGGGCGCTCTACGGTAGCCAGCTCGCCGCCGACTCCATGCCGGACGTCCTCTTTGGCCTCGCCTGGGCGACCTACCGCAAGGGCAACGCCGCCGAGGCGCTCAAGCTGGCCGATACCTTCATCGAGCGCTTCGGCGAAAACGCCAAGCTGAACCGGGTGCGCTCGATCGCAGGCCAGGCCGCTTTCCGCCTGGCCAAGTACCCGGTGGCGGTCGCGCGCTTCGAGGCGGTCCTCAAGGATCCCCAGGCCACCGCCGAGGAGCGCTCGGACGCCCAGGCCCGCATCGGGGCGGCCTACTTCAACGCCCAGCAGTTCGACCAGGCGGCAGATGTCTATCAGGCCATCTACGCCGATCTGGAGCGCCCCAAGGCCGAGCGCGAGCAGATCGCCCAGCCGCTGGTCCAGGCCCGCATCGCCAAGGGCGATTGGGACGAGGCGCGGCGCATCGCCCTCGAGGCGAGCGGCTCGCTGTGGGCGGGGGATGCCCTCTCCCGCATTGCCCAGGGCTACCTGGACAAGGGGCGCGCCGACGACGCCGTCCGGGCGCTCGATGCGATCGAGTCGCCGACCACCGACCAGCGCTACCTGCTCGCCAAGGCCTACTTCGCGGCCTCGAACCACGAGGCGGGCCTCGCGACCCTGGACGCCCTGGCGCGTCTGCCGGGGCCCCAGCAGATCGCCTGGACGGTCGAGCTCGCCGATCGCTACCTGGCTGCCAACGAGCCCGCTCGGGCCCAGGAGACCTACGACCTCTTGGCCAAGCTCCAGCCCGGTCATCCGGCGGTTCTAAAGGGCGCGGTGGCGGTGGCGACGGCCTACGCCAAGATCGGGCGCGACCAGCTCGCTCTGGACGCCTACCGGGAGCTCGCCAAGCGTTTCGCGTCCCGTGCGGACGTGGCGTCGGTCGCCTACCTCCGCATCGGCCAGCTGGAGCTGAAGCGGGGCAACCATACCGAGGCGGCCCTCGCTTATCGCCAGGCCGAGAAGGCGGGCCCCGCGGGGTCGCTCGGGGCCGTGCAGGCCCGCTACTGGCTGGGCTACGCCCTGGTGGCCGGCAAGCGCTACGAGGACGCGGCCATCGAGCTCGAAAAGCTCAAGGTGCCGGCCACGGTGGGCCGCGAGTGGCAAGCCCTCGCCTGGCTCAAGCAGGGAGAAGCCTACGAGCACCTGCGCCGCTGGAAGGATGCCGAGAAGGTGTACCGCCAGGTGGCGAACGGCGCTACGCTGCCTGCCGCCGAGCGCAAGGAGGCGAGTGAGCGCCTCAAGTGGATCGACCAGAACGTGAACAGGAGGTAG